The Melopsittacus undulatus isolate bMelUnd1 chromosome 17, bMelUnd1.mat.Z, whole genome shotgun sequence DNA window ACACCCATTCCCCACTTGGCAAACCTTATTACTGGGATCATTTAACCTGGAAAAGGCCGAGATGTGGAAAAAGAGGCAGCACACTATTCTTTCTCTTTGACCATACAGTTAGGTGCAGGGTTGAAGTGcaacacaaaacatttcagatgGATAAAGGTAGTGAACATGGAAACCCTCTTCCCTGAAGGCTTCTGGAATGAGATCACTCCATTGGAAATCTGTGAAATGTCATTACTTGCTTTGTAATTCAAATCTGGTTTAGGCAGCTTCATCAAGTCACATGGCAGATCGCATAATGAGCAAAATGTAAGCTTCAAGAGCTGCCTGAAATCTCACATTTAAAGAGCTGGAGAGAAATGAGTGGCTGTTGTTTCAAGGGAGAGGCAAGAGAATGAATCCCTGAGCATCTGTACCCAGAAAGTCTGAAGAGGTCAGTAGCTCTGTCACCCTGTGACCTGCTAAATagtcaggcagcagcactgtggcagGACACCAGGAAGACTACTGTGCTGTGGCAAGAATGCTGGCCTGGTTTCCACACAGGGCCCTCTTTCACATGAAGCACCAGGGCTTTTGTGTAAAAGCATCTGAAGCATGACCCTTTCAAAATCAGAGTTCCTTGCAATTGCTGTGAATCCAGCAGGGTGAGAAATACCCAGGGAGGGAGAATCATCCCCATCATCCAGCAAGGCTTTTCCTGCCACTCAGTTTGGACACTGGTGTGAGATGTGAGCAAGGTTCAGGCTTTGCAGGAAAGGCTGTGTTTCAGAGCACCATTCTCATTTCTCCCTCCAAATGCATCTTGCCAGAATTAGTCTGAGCCTGGAGACAAAGTCTGAACAGTTGGTGTCATTAATGCAAAGCAGGAACCTTATTCTCCAGTGATGCTTGGGAATGGGGAACATTCAGAGGTAGGATACTTTAGGTTTCTGTGTTCTCCATAGTGGTAGTTATCCGCCTTCAAGAACCTGGACTACTCCCCTTACTGTGGGCAAGCTGTATTTTACCTTTGTCTTCTCATAGCACAAACTCTACCCTTGGAGGAGAGCTGCTTTCCACCATTCCTCTCCCTGCAAGCTGTTCTTACCCAGACACAGCAAGGATATTCTGGGAAGAGACTGCAGATCCCTGCAGTGATCCCCCCAGTCCCTGCAAAAAGTGCCTGGTGGCCAAGTCAGGCTGAAGGGAAGAGTCTGCCGCCCTTCTCCTCCTTGACCCTAAAGGCCAGGCTGATTCCTAAAGCTCATTTGAAGGGTGAAACAAGTGCCTCAAACTACAGTTACAAAAGACAAACAAGTTTCTTATATTtgataagaactgtttaatagCAGCCAAAGTCCCAAAGAAATGCCAAAGACATGAGTGTGGTTGCCAGTACAATTCAACCATCATTTGCTTTATGCAAAAAGAGGCATTGTCATGCTAAATGAATCAGGCATCTGGGGGAGCAGAATGCTGGAAATTTTAAGCTTAGGTTTGAGTAGCTTTGGAACAATGCAAATAAAGCAATTTAGATTATAATGGCTGGCTGATACACAGATAGCAAGTGGTATCTCTTGCGATAGGAATGCCTGTCTTCCCTCTTGCAGATGATGCTTTGATAAAGATTCCTCAGCAGACTTTTTTGATACTTCAGGACTGCACCATCTAGTTACTTTCATTCCTGTaacaaaataaagctgtgtTATATCATCATTTGGGATACAGCAACAAGACTGCAGACCTGAAGTGTCTAGGCAatagaaagaggagaaagaaacacTAGGCCAAAGCTAGTATATTAAGTGTAAGGTCTTAAAGTCAATAAGTATCAAACATTCCCAGCTGGAGACTGGTCAGGGGGTGAATTAGATGGATGAATGCAAACAAGAGAGGGATGTAGAAATAGAAATGAGAGATAtctagaaacaagaaaaaagttaaatttgCATGTGGATAAGATAAAGTAAATGGACTTCAGGGGTGGGCAAAAGCAACAATACGGCCAAAGGAATGGAGGGATTTTACTGTTGCTGTACAGAAAGGTGTATGCATAGACTGCATAAACACTTATTACAGAGAGAAGGAACACTCATAGCTAATGAACTGATGCAGATGTTTTCTGTCAGAGGCCTCACCACCCCCCAGGCatactcacttttttttccacacgAGCATTGTCATCAGGACATTAAAAATGATtcctttcattaaaattattttcagaccCAGCTGTGATAAAGACATTGTGTTCAGGTTCTCATCTGTAAAAGGAACAGAGAATGAAAGTCACAAGAGCACTGAGACAGCTTCCAGAAAGACTTACAAGCACTCTTAATGAAGCTGTTCTGCTTTGTATGACTGAGCCATCTAGTAGGGTAGCTCCTGAGACAGTGAGTAGGACTGTCTCACTGAGAGACTTCGATTTCTTCCAATTGGTGTTTCAAGGGCCAGGTTTTCATTCAATAACCACTTACTCAAGCAATATGCAAGTCTGCCGACCATCTAGctcattttaaatacagtgttTTATAAATGCAGGATGTTGGAGGcatccctcctccttctccatgAAGTTTTTTAAGATAGGCATGGGGAAAACAAGTTAAATTTGATCCAAAGAACACAAAGGCTACTTGGAATTTCTATTAATCTCAAGTTACAAAGccattttcatttgcaaatacATTGGTCTATATTGGGGAAGCAGGCAGCTGTCATCAAACAGTAATTTTATGTTTATCTTTGAAAAACACCCTGTGAAATGACGGCTCAAATCAGCCAGGTTTACTGGTGGGTGTTTCTCTGAAGTGGTGTTTTGGAAACATTTGGTTAACGGGGTTCTTTGGAGCAAGGTTTGCAAAAGCATAGCTATTCTGCAAACAGGGCATGAGCAGATGCAGGTCAGCTCCTTTGAACTAGCAGAAACAGCAATTGCATGGGCCCCAGCACTGGCTAGTGTACTCCCACAGCCATGAGCTGAAGCAAAGCTTCCTCAGAGGCACCATATCTTTAGTGCAACCATGCttctgagcacacactgcagaaaCCACATGCTTATCTTTTAGTTCATCAGGTGTTTGTGTaccccaaaataaaactaactcttttgaagtctgaaatgcaaacaggCATCCAGTAAGGCTGACTCATATCAGTACTTTCAGTCATTACAGGATGGGGAGCAGTGTTTGGCTGGTCTTAGCAAGGGCATGTAGGCACATGCTATACCAAATTACCAGCTCAGACCTGGAAGACTACATTAGTCCAGTGACTTCCAGCCTCTAACTTTTAGAAGTTTCCAGTCTGAGCTTTTTGCTCCAACAGGAGTTCTGCAAACAGGAAACATTAACCAAAACTTGGGAAGCCATTTCCTTTAATCAGGACAAGCTTTACTCCTCAAATCCTATGTACATACCTGTCCTGAATTGTAGAGACACTCCTGTAACACAGAAAGCACTGGAACCTGCAAAAAGTAACAATAAATGTAGTTAATAACAGAAATGTCCTTCCTTGGAAGTTCATCAAGAGAAATCTGTACTGGCTGGGTTAGAGTTTCTGGCTAGTAAACCCTCCCAGAAACACTCATTTCTGCTGGTTTCAGGGCAAGCATAAAACATGATCCAATTAAACTTTAGTGTTCCATTAAAGGAATTTCAAGCTTTATATGCTTTTAAGATCTCTTTGCTGCGACAGTACCAGTCTATGAGCCCTTAATCTTGTTTCCAGCAAGGGGGAACAGAGGCAACAATTCAACATTCCTCTAGAGTCTGGGAGCAGCATAATGCAGCTTTGCTTGCAGGGCTGGGAGATGTAAGTCCTGATCCTACTACTAGCACAGAGACCAGAGTACCACTAACCCTGTACAGACATGCAACAATGTACATTGTACATTGCATGTACATGCAACAATGTACATGCAACAATGCCATTACCACTTTCAGGATCTTCCCCCTCCAGTGCTCCAAATCCCTCGTGATTTGCACCACACAGCATTTCATCTTTCTTGCCCCAGTAGGTTGACAGGTAGCTCGCTTCCTGTTTGTTCTCAGGTGTTGTCACCTCCACAACAGTATTTGTCACCTTATTAGCCCAGTTAAGAGTAAGCTTTTCAGGGGAATGATCTGTGATAAGGCACATTTCCACATTCTCATCATCTTTAGAGATCAGCCTATAGGCTGAAGGAGATGGAGTAacatctgaaaaagaagaagagacaTCAGATGAGAATACACAGTCATAGTTCCTGCTGCTTTTAGGGTAAGAAAGATGAAACCAATGAATGTTTCATCATGTTCCTCCACCTGATAGTGCAGGACAAGATTTTTTACTCCATTTTCCCTTGCAGAAGAGGGGTGTGGGGAACCGAAGGCTGCAGATAGAAGACTAAGACACCTGGggtgtatttctgttttcttgcttcaAATTCTGCTAGCAAGTTAGTT harbors:
- the LOC101879045 gene encoding M1-specific T cell receptor alpha chain-like: MRRCRAAALAGLAAVLLAAVGRGQVQQDPSAETTENTAISINCSHPNIGSFEYIHWYRQFPGRGPEFLVSALKGFKQLEDPKGRLSVAADRRSNVLWLARPRLRDAAVYYCEMMCDYGSTYEVTFGSGTRLTVQPNVTPSPSAYRLISKDDENVEMCLITDHSPEKLTLNWANKVTNTVVEVTTPENKQEASYLSTYWGKKDEMLCGANHEGFGALEGEDPESGSSAFCVTGVSLQFRTDENLNTMSLSQLGLKIILMKGIIFNVLMTMLVWKKKNESN